Genomic segment of Pseudorca crassidens isolate mPseCra1 chromosome 10, mPseCra1.hap1, whole genome shotgun sequence:
GCTTCTCTGCAGGACCTATTTAGGTGTGGGGCATCACAACAAACCTAAGGGAGGTGGGATCaaccccatcttacagatgagaaaactgagcctcaaAAGGCGAGAGGGGGGCACACTTCCTGACCACTGACCTTGTGTCCGATTCTGTCTTTGAGATGATGGAGTTAAATTAAGATTGccaatctggggacttccctggctgtccagtggttaaaactgtacatttccagtgcagggggcacaggtttgatccccggtgtgggaactaagatcccacatgccacgcggtgtggttaaaaaaaaaaaaaaaattgccaatttGGTCTGCCTGCCTATAAAATCCATGCTCTTTCTTCTTGATtacaagaattaagaaaaaaaaccaaaactatgtACTGTGTGCTTCTTTAAATTATGAAGGAAACAGAAATTCATCGTTAAGAACTGAAAATAGAGACAAGTATAAGGaagaagatatatataaatattcttggAACAGCACTTCTGCCCCCAGTCTCCCTGCCAGCTAATCATTGCTGGGTGACTTTTCAATATATGAGGCTGTGAGGGATTTTAAAGGGCTGCTTGACTGAGCTGGGGAGCCGGTTTGCACCCCTCTGTGAGGTGAAAAATTGGAGTCACCTGATGCACACGGGCCCTGCTGAGGTCGAGCAAGACACTTTGCTTTCTTGTTTCAGCCCTCGTGCGGTAAATAAGCATCCTTTTCTATTTAGTGCcatgttttttcatatttctttgctttttgttggtgattttgctatttaaaatggTCCCCAAGCATAGGGCTGATGTGCCGTCTGACATCCCTACATGCGAGGAGGCTAGGTGAGGCGCCTTAACAGAGAAAATACGTGCGTTAGGTAAGCTCCGAAGGTGTGAGTTATGgtgctgttggccatgagttcagTGTCAGTGAGTCAACAATAGATATTAAATAAGGtctctttaaacagaaacacgcATAAAACAAAGTTATGTATTGATCAGCTGATGAAGGTGCCTTGACCAAGGTttacaggaacctaaccctgtatttccctcGGGCATTTTGATCCAGTTTTTGCTAATTGAGTGTTTGCAGCAACTTTATAGACCCTAACTACCGTGAATAACAAGACTCGactatatcataaaattcacccttttaaatgagcccttttatattttagtagactcacaaggttgtgcaaccatcactgtgGATTTTCCAGCAATAAAATGGCCTCACGGAGTAGCGATTTAAGAACCATGTctttccctgtcccctaaccgtTCTGCTCTCTTTCAGGATGCCCAGGAGAACCATGGACTGGCTGTGCCCACCCCCTCTGTCCCAGACAGCTTTGCAGACCAACAAATGACAGGTAAGAGGACCCTAAGCTTGGGGCTtgtccatctttcttttttcctccttaagcCCAAGCGTCTGgtcccccctccccagctggTGAGAAAGCTGGAGTCCCCGGGCCTCTTGGCTGCTGGCTGTCGTGGGTGGGAGATGAGGAGAGCCACGGTTGGCTAAGGCCCAGTGGGGGAAGGATGGTGAGGGCTGAGGCCAGAGCAGGAACAAGTTCAGCGTGAGTGGTAGAGAGAACCCCGGAGTAAGGCAGACCTGGCTTCGAGTCCCAGCTCCCCTGCATACTAGCTTCGCTCCctggggcaaatcacttaaccccTTGCACCTCCGTATCTTCCAATGAGCCACGGGCAAGACAATTCCAGTTCTGGAAGAGTAAACTAAGTACTGGATGGGATGCAAGTCACTTCTTGTCATaccctgctcaaaaccctccagtgaCTTCCCTTGTCACCCAGTGGAAGGGTTCTTGCCAGGACCGCCAGAATCTGGCCCTACCTGGTCTCATCTCCTGCTGGCTTTCCTGTCTCATGCTGCTCTGCCATCCCGGTCTCCCTGCTGCTCCTTCAATATCCAGGCACATTTCCACCCTCAGGTCTTTGCGCTGCAGTTCCCACTGCCCTGACAGTTCTTCGCCTGCACGTGTGCATAGATCtcgcctccctctttccctcttttcctctttgctCCAGTGTCACCTTCTCAGccaggtcttccctgaccaccctagtCACATTGCACCCCTACCACCCCTCCTGGGTTTCCCCCATATTACTCATCACCTAATGTGGTAGTAATTTACTAATATATTATGTTTATTGCCTGTCTCATTGCCCCATTAAAACACAAGCTCCACGAGAGCCAGTATTTTGACTATTTTTTGGTTTGTCTTTTACTCATTGTGCTCAATGGATGTTGGTTCCCCTCCCTACTCTCTGTCTGGCGTTTGCTTTGAAGTCAGACAGCTGGGAGGAGCCCTTCAGAGCTGCACATTCCCAGGTTTGTTTCTCTCCGCCCTAGAAATTGAGAGGAGGAGAGGTGAAGGACAGGTACCCCTCAGAGAGAAGTAATCAGGGCATCCTGGTGGCCTGCAGACGatagggagggggcaggggctggggccaaGAAGGGAGGGATGTGAGCCGCCGGGGCCAGGGGGGCTCAGCAGCTCTCTGGTGCCTCGGTCGTCCAGGTCACCTCATTTCCACAGACCCCCATCCATCCTGCAGTCCAGAATCTGTTCCAGAAGTTCTCTGTGAGGTGGAAACTGGGTTCTTGGTAGATTCAGGATCTTTAGAAAGCAGGAGGTGCTCATGCAAATTTCTCCCTCCCAAACTTTCACCCAGACTTCCTTCCTGAGGTCTCcaggcccccacccccatccatgaCTTCCTATCTCTGCCACCTTCCCTGTCTGTCTTACGGCTGAATGACAAGGTAAGCACAGGTGGTAGCAGTCAAAGCAATTACCATTCcttaagcacctactatgggcCTAGCCCCTGGTAAGCTCTTGCCATGCATTTGCATGAATTCTCttgcttaatcctcacaacagctttATGAGGTAAGTGCTGACATcgttcccatttttcagatgatgaaactgaggctcagcaaaaGGTTAATGAGTGTGTCTCAGGTTGCACATTTAGTAAGCGGAAGAgccgggatttgaaccctggcCTCTCTGGCTTTGTACCAGCCAAGGCACCTGTAAGAAACACTTGGTGTTGAAGGGCCTAACTGAAGGGAGTTTAGTAAAGGGATGATATACAGGACTGTGAGTGGGGCAGAGAAGGGTGAGCCTTGGGAGCCTGTGGAGAAGAtttagcacaggctccagaggctgTGCCAGGGACAGGCAGGGGCCCCTCCCCAGAAAGAAGAGGGTCACTCCCAGGAGACATGGCTGCTCCTCACGTGCTGTTCAAAAGGAAAGGCACGACACCGGCCAGCTACTCCCTCAGGAGCCCACCCCGCCCTGCCCTGGGCGCTCGGAGATGGGCAAGCCCGGCTGCCTTCTCGCCCTTctcatctctgcctctccctccttgCAGGCACCAGCAAGCTTATCAATGGCAACCTCCGATTATACAGCTCTGTGGGGGACCTGAGGCCTGGGCACTATGGCCAGGACTTGCTcatccccccgccacccccgggCCCAGCCCCGGCACCACCCCCAGACGCTCCGCAGCCTCAGGAGGAGccctcaccaccacctccaccttccACGGCTCCCCCGCCTCCCCCGCTGCTGCCGGAACCCCCGTCCCCGCCCAGCatggccccacctctgcccccagtGATGGGGGCCCTATCCACCGCACCCCGCCTTCCCTCCCCATCCACACCCACCCCTCCGGACTTCATTCCCCCTGCGCCCCCCCTACCCTTTTCGCCAGCCCCAGCTCCCCCAGCTCCAGTGTCTCCTCGTACACCGGGGACTCACCCCTTCCCCGCTGCGGGTGTCACCAAGTGGAAATCAGAGGTAGCGCTGAGTGACAGGCAGCCAGAGGTCCCCAGAGGCAGCCCCCCCGGGAGCCCTGCTGAGCCCAAGGGGAGCCTCCTGGGACCGGAGACCCACCTCACCTTCCCCAGCTCGCTCAAGgtgcctcccccaaccccagtcaGGACTTCATCCATCTCCTCTCAGGAAGCACAAGGGGCTCTTCCTGAGGAAAGAGAGGCCACCAAGAAGGCCCCCAGTCGACTCCCACTGCCTCCCAGCTTCCACATCCGCCCCGCGTCCCAGGTCTACCCCGACAGGGCCACTGAACCAGACCATCCCGAGGAGCCCAGGGCTACGGCACCAGCCCGTCCGAGGCCGGGCCAGTCCCAGGCCTGGACAAGCGAACAAGCCGAGactccacctccagcccctcccccaccccctcctccactcccactccctcccccggccccccccctgcccccagctgcccctccttTGCCATCTGCTGAGAAGGCAGCCCCTCCCCCGGCTGGGGTTATGAAAAGACCCAAGTCCAGCTCTCCTGCTCCCAAACCCAAACTTGACCCCCCCAGCCCAGAGGACACAGCCTCTTCAGAGTCCGTGGACTGGTGGGATCCCAGCCAGATGGCAAAGCTGCGGAACGAGCTGTCAGCCTATCTCTGTGGCTCCAAGAGAGAGGACCGGTTTGCCAGTCATAGACCAGGCCCAACTGCATCCTCTCAGGGAAAGGAGAGCCAGAAGGGCCCCAGCCTGCCAGAGAAGGAGGCGCCCCCAAGTGTTCCTGAGGAGAGTCCTTGCAGCCAGCCAGAGAGGAAGGCTGCCGCcagcctgaccctccctcctTTGGACTACATCCCCCAAGACCCGCCAGCTCCTAGCATCCGGCAGATCCGGGATAAGCTGGAGGCCCAGCTTTCCTCATCAGCAGCGAAGGAAGCCAAGCCCAGCAGAGGGTCTCTGCCTCCCAAACCTCAGCTAGAAGGGGTAAGAATCTTTGAAAACAGGGCTGATAATGGCAAATTCTCCAAGCCCGCGGCCAAGAATCTGCCACCTCTATCCACCACCCCTCTGCCAACCACACCACTCCAGTCCAAGGCCACGCCTGGACCAGCCATACCACCCAGGGCCACACCTGAGCCAGCCACACCTGGACCAGCCACACCACCCAGGGCCACACCGGAGCCAGCCACACCTGGACCAGCCACACCACCCAAGGCCACACCAGAGCCAGCCACACCTGGACCAGCCACACCACCCAAGGCCACACCGGAGCCAGCCACACCTGGACCAGCCACACCACCCAAGGCCACACCGGAGCCAGCCACACCTGGACCAGTCACACCACTCAAGGCCACACCTCTGCCCACCACATCATCCCAACTGATAGCAGAGAAGAACCTAGTCCCAGCTGGACAGTGGGAGAAGCCAGAACATCAAGAAGTTGCAGTGCCCTCCAAGCCAGAGGCAGGAGGGCGCTCCTCAGAGACCAGTAAGCCTACACAGGGAGCCCTCTCATCTCCAGCCCTCCCCGCAAAGATATCCCCTGGCCGAGAAGAGGTGCCGTTTCTCTATAAGCCCCATCGCAGCCAGAACATCCCCAGCAGAGATGTGGCCGTGGTGACGCCCACCCTGTCCAGAGGAGAGGCGGTAGGGTCATGGGAGCCTGTGGAGGTGAAGGAGCCCCGGAGGCTGCCAGCCAACCCCCCTGCCTCAGCCCAGCCTGCTGAGGAACTCCTCAGGCATCCAGTGACAGGGCAGGTGGTGGAGCAGGGCTCCCCGATGGCTCTGCTCCTTGcagccaggcagagggcacagaagGGGAGGTCCAgaggggctgccctgggccagTCCTCCCTGCCAGGGAGTCTCCGTGGCCACAGCCAGCCCGGGGCAGGCTCTGACACCATCTTCTACAACGACGGCCAGCCCAACTCCTTCACAGTGGTCCCCAAGGTAcccaaggagactgagaaggaccCCCAGCTAAACTTGCCAGGACAGCCCAAGGTACCCAGTCAGTGGAAGCCCCAGCCCCGCAGAGACCCAGAGGGCACGGAGCCCAGCCGCGGGTACAGCTGGACAAAGACGGAGCCGCAGGCCCCCGTGGC
This window contains:
- the C10H6orf132 gene encoding uncharacterized protein C6orf132 homolog isoform X2, whose translation is MKKNPTVQGTFSKLFGKKHANPPATSLYATNPPWIFTQEAPSEGTRDFDGIYFGDNRADTVSESGTATLKARPRVRPLLTFLPLDAQENHGLAVPTPSVPDSFADQQMTGTSKLINGNLRLYSSVGDLRPGHYGQDLLIPPPPPGPAPAPPPDAPQPQEEPSPPPPPSTAPPPPPLLPEPPSPPSMAPPLPPVMGALSTAPRLPSPSTPTPPDFIPPAPPLPFSPAPAPPAPVSPRTPGTHPFPAAGVTKWKSEVALSDRQPEVPRGSPPGSPAEPKGSLLGPETHLTFPSSLKVPPPTPVRTSSISSQEAQGALPEEREATKKAPSRLPLPPSFHIRPASQVYPDRATEPDHPEEPRATAPARPRPGQSQAWTSEQAETPPPAPPPPPPPLPLPPPAPPLPPAAPPLPSAEKAAPPPAGVMKRPKSSSPAPKPKLDPPSPEDTASSESVDWWDPSQMAKLRNELSAYLCGSKREDRFASHRPGPTASSQGKESQKGPSLPEKEAPPSVPEESPCSQPERKAAASLTLPPLDYIPQDPPAPSIRQIRDKLEAQLSSSAAKEAKPSRGSLPPKPQLEGVRIFENRADNGKFSKPAAKNLPPLSTTPLPTTPLQSKATPGPAIPPRATPEPATPGPATPPRATPEPATPGPATPPKATPEPATPGPATPPKATPEPATPGPATPPKATPEPATPGPVTPLKATPLPTTSSQLIAEKNLVPAGQWEKPEHQEVAVPSKPEAGGRSSETSKPTQGALSSPALPAKISPGREEVPFLYKPHRSQNIPSRDVAVVTPTLSRGEAVGSWEPVEVKEPRRLPANPPASAQPAEELLRHPVTGQVVEQGSPMALLLAARQRAQKGRSRGAALGQSSLPGSLRGHSQPGAGSDTIFYNDGQPNSFTVVPKVPKETEKDPQLNLPGQPKVPSQWKPQPRRDPEGTEPSRGYSWTKTEPQAPVAWERPVPSSLPQGCLLPKSSSSPPSPSHKREEEFNFEVIPPPPEFSNYPEPPPHALQYLGRRGSPPQNNFSDLGQLADAGPARGSSRFSASAGPAGASMGLGRFSGGGRSLIKKRLYVVGETHRSPRLPRGGSGRSPTSPSCFGPHPRGPFAAPGGPETRRVNSTGRAPPAGLHARNMPLEGGPRGEAKYKAPGGGDCGCAPATRRSPHSNPHYGSSINTFTVRPGTHHPISYAYSGTHRKAPS
- the C10H6orf132 gene encoding uncharacterized protein C6orf132 homolog isoform X1, with protein sequence MKKNPTVQGTFSKLFGKKHANPPATSLYATNPPWIFTQEAPSEGTRDFEDGTTFAGTVIVPIVQVGKLRPREVKPHDGIYFGDNRADTVSESGTATLKARPRVRPLLTFLPLDAQENHGLAVPTPSVPDSFADQQMTGTSKLINGNLRLYSSVGDLRPGHYGQDLLIPPPPPGPAPAPPPDAPQPQEEPSPPPPPSTAPPPPPLLPEPPSPPSMAPPLPPVMGALSTAPRLPSPSTPTPPDFIPPAPPLPFSPAPAPPAPVSPRTPGTHPFPAAGVTKWKSEVALSDRQPEVPRGSPPGSPAEPKGSLLGPETHLTFPSSLKVPPPTPVRTSSISSQEAQGALPEEREATKKAPSRLPLPPSFHIRPASQVYPDRATEPDHPEEPRATAPARPRPGQSQAWTSEQAETPPPAPPPPPPPLPLPPPAPPLPPAAPPLPSAEKAAPPPAGVMKRPKSSSPAPKPKLDPPSPEDTASSESVDWWDPSQMAKLRNELSAYLCGSKREDRFASHRPGPTASSQGKESQKGPSLPEKEAPPSVPEESPCSQPERKAAASLTLPPLDYIPQDPPAPSIRQIRDKLEAQLSSSAAKEAKPSRGSLPPKPQLEGVRIFENRADNGKFSKPAAKNLPPLSTTPLPTTPLQSKATPGPAIPPRATPEPATPGPATPPRATPEPATPGPATPPKATPEPATPGPATPPKATPEPATPGPATPPKATPEPATPGPVTPLKATPLPTTSSQLIAEKNLVPAGQWEKPEHQEVAVPSKPEAGGRSSETSKPTQGALSSPALPAKISPGREEVPFLYKPHRSQNIPSRDVAVVTPTLSRGEAVGSWEPVEVKEPRRLPANPPASAQPAEELLRHPVTGQVVEQGSPMALLLAARQRAQKGRSRGAALGQSSLPGSLRGHSQPGAGSDTIFYNDGQPNSFTVVPKVPKETEKDPQLNLPGQPKVPSQWKPQPRRDPEGTEPSRGYSWTKTEPQAPVAWERPVPSSLPQGCLLPKSSSSPPSPSHKREEEFNFEVIPPPPEFSNYPEPPPHALQYLGRRGSPPQNNFSDLGQLADAGPARGSSRFSASAGPAGASMGLGRFSGGGRSLIKKRLYVVGETHRSPRLPRGGSGRSPTSPSCFGPHPRGPFAAPGGPETRRVNSTGRAPPAGLHARNMPLEGGPRGEAKYKAPGGGDCGCAPATRRSPHSNPHYGSSINTFTVRPGTHHPISYAYSGTHRKAPS